A single genomic interval of Stieleria maiorica harbors:
- a CDS encoding TlpA disulfide reductase family protein: MGSCILAFGWRFIQSKGYVSAFLMVALLCGTTGCKESVQDDAADGLQPPVVDDSMAADSSDSASASSDAAGNNDSGLPTLPPPPEKLGVGDPSPGLEIAKWIRGEPVQGPLRDRVHVVEFWATWCGPCRRGMPHISELQSELADEVTFIGVTNEDEATVEGFLGETALGEKTWDEIIEYRLAIDDENWMNLAYMKAANQGGIPCAFVVGRDGVIEWIGHPGSIDQPLQEIVSGTWDRAAAIAEYKQQEKLQELADNVSSLLREQDYDGALEQLNKFEKAEGTSKTLLNYRVRVLEIAGRNTEAAVAREALVEAAWDDAMLLSQIAWTTATNGDPSDLELALKAAKRASQLRENEDGPILDTLARCYYELGRLDEAIKWQRQAVEHSNGQRQIEATLQGYLDEQAAAEKSDTEKTDAEESDAGEKDSEPEDVAPESDEA; this comes from the coding sequence ATGGGATCCTGCATTCTTGCTTTTGGTTGGCGGTTTATCCAATCGAAGGGATACGTATCGGCGTTCTTAATGGTCGCTTTGCTGTGCGGGACCACCGGCTGCAAGGAATCCGTTCAAGACGATGCGGCGGACGGTTTGCAGCCGCCCGTCGTTGACGACTCGATGGCGGCTGATTCTAGCGACTCGGCATCGGCGTCATCGGATGCCGCTGGCAATAACGATTCCGGTCTTCCGACACTGCCCCCGCCCCCGGAAAAACTTGGTGTCGGCGACCCGAGCCCCGGCTTAGAGATTGCGAAGTGGATCCGCGGCGAGCCGGTCCAGGGTCCGCTTCGTGACCGCGTGCACGTGGTTGAATTCTGGGCCACCTGGTGCGGCCCGTGTCGCCGAGGCATGCCACACATCAGCGAGCTGCAATCTGAACTTGCCGATGAAGTGACGTTCATCGGAGTGACGAATGAGGACGAAGCAACCGTCGAAGGTTTCCTTGGCGAGACGGCCCTGGGCGAGAAAACGTGGGACGAGATCATTGAGTATCGCTTGGCCATCGATGATGAAAACTGGATGAACCTTGCCTACATGAAGGCCGCCAACCAAGGCGGCATCCCCTGTGCCTTTGTCGTCGGTCGCGACGGCGTGATCGAATGGATCGGCCACCCCGGATCCATCGACCAGCCGCTCCAAGAAATCGTCTCCGGAACCTGGGACCGCGCCGCTGCCATCGCAGAATACAAACAGCAGGAAAAGCTGCAGGAGTTGGCAGATAACGTGAGTTCGCTGCTACGCGAACAAGACTACGACGGCGCCTTGGAACAACTGAACAAGTTTGAAAAAGCAGAAGGGACTTCCAAGACGCTGCTGAACTATCGTGTCCGAGTTCTGGAAATCGCCGGCCGCAACACTGAAGCCGCCGTCGCCCGGGAAGCCCTCGTCGAAGCCGCCTGGGACGATGCCATGTTGCTGAGCCAAATCGCCTGGACCACCGCAACCAACGGCGACCCTTCCGATCTGGAACTCGCACTCAAGGCGGCCAAGCGGGCGTCACAGCTGCGAGAAAATGAAGACGGTCCGATCCTGGATACCCTGGCGCGCTGCTACTACGAACTCGGCCGACTCGACGAAGCGATCAAGTGGCAGCGGCAGGCCGTCGAACATTCCAATGGACAGCGGCAGATCGAAGCGACACTGCAAGGCTACTTGGACGAACAGGCCGCGGCGGAGAAATCCGACACGGAGAAAACGGACGCGGAGGAATCCGACGCGGGCGAGAAGGACTCCGAGCCCGAGGATGTGGCTCCCGAATCGGACGAAGCGTAA
- a CDS encoding DUF1559 domain-containing protein, with translation MVISVITILIGLLLPAVQAAREASRRLYCSNQLKQVGIAMQTYHITYRMFPINSNFGTPLGEDGRTRSWNQCLLSFLELASVEGLIKSEHPLADNRAAAETAVPAYLCPSGHSSVNAFNRADISPDWHCGVTTYKSCAGSNWDWGRFAREEPTGRFAGQRDGMAKGNGFLSAGRGKLVTTRTRDIRDGLSNTYCVGETLPDLTRWSWWYHSNSAAATCAIPLNFGIDLKDEDAWQENNGFMSRHPGGAHFLLCDGSVRFDSSSIAADVYYASATIDSHDGK, from the coding sequence GTGGTCATCTCGGTGATCACCATCTTGATTGGATTGTTGCTTCCCGCAGTGCAGGCGGCCCGCGAGGCATCACGCCGCCTGTACTGCTCCAATCAGTTAAAACAGGTCGGGATCGCGATGCAGACGTACCACATCACGTACCGGATGTTTCCGATCAACTCCAACTTTGGCACACCGTTGGGGGAAGACGGCAGGACGCGGAGTTGGAATCAATGCCTGCTGTCTTTTCTCGAACTGGCAAGCGTCGAAGGGTTGATCAAAAGCGAGCACCCTCTCGCAGACAATCGTGCCGCCGCCGAAACGGCCGTGCCGGCCTACCTTTGCCCCTCGGGACATAGTTCGGTCAATGCATTCAACCGCGCCGACATCAGCCCTGACTGGCATTGCGGCGTCACCACTTATAAATCATGCGCCGGATCGAACTGGGACTGGGGACGGTTTGCGCGCGAAGAACCGACCGGCCGCTTTGCCGGTCAGCGAGACGGGATGGCAAAAGGAAACGGGTTCCTCTCGGCAGGTCGAGGAAAACTGGTCACGACACGGACACGCGACATTCGCGATGGATTGTCGAACACCTACTGCGTTGGCGAGACCCTGCCCGACCTGACGCGTTGGAGTTGGTGGTACCATTCCAACAGCGCCGCGGCGACGTGCGCCATTCCGCTCAATTTCGGCATCGACCTGAAGGATGAAGATGCCTGGCAGGAGAACAATGGCTTCATGAGCCGGCATCCCGGCGGCGCTCACTTCTTATTGTGTGATGGTAGCGTCCGCTTCGATTCGTCGAGTATCGCTGCGGACGTCTACTATGCGAGCGCCACGATCGATTCGCACGACGGGAAATGA